CATAAATCTAAATTGTCCCCTTGTTAGCTGGCAATATTGCTGCCCAATTTTATTGTTATCTAACGAGCATAACTGTAGATTTATGCCATTTGGCACTATACCCTTTAAATAGAGGTGTAAATGAGCCGAGCCGAGCCCGAGTTAGGCCAAGTTCGAACTCGAATGAGTTTTATAGGCTCGAGCTCAACCAGACTTAAACTTTTAAACTCGAGTTTAAATTCAAACAATATTTAAGCTACTTGACCTCGAATTAGAACTCAActtgattttaataaaaataaacataatcaaatttaatgtattctaattttttattattacaatttaattaatttatatgataaataattaaatttagactaaaataattaattgtttttcattATATAGCAtgcaatttaatcaatttatatgataaataattaaatttaatcaattcaTTATATAGTATGGAAttaataattcatattttaaagttgtcaaatttatattaaaacacaCCGAAATTTATACTCCATTCATGCCAAAATAACTGCcactttatcatttttatacaatttaacaaaataaatattcttAACTTTTAGTATAAGTTTACTatgactattttatttttttgtgataCTGATAATAAACAACGAACTTCACAAAGGACCatattagaaaattaattttaaaatttattaaaaatgagcAAATATTTAGGataaaaaagaaaggaaaagtaAACGATTATATTGGAAAATAAGAAGTTTCAGATATTTCcactaatatatttattgaaaaattgcttagtatattaattataaaaagttattaatttatattataatattgtcaaattgtgttttttttatcaaaggcagactatatattaaaaatttaaaccagAATTACAacttaaatcgtcaaaataCATCGTAGATcaaaattacaaacaaaaaaaaattcataattctATGTCATAACAAGATACAAAAGTTTATTTTACCCTGCGAACTCGGCACGAAAAATCATTTaagattaagtttataattttgaaaaaacatCATGAACTTGACAATTTGACCCATTTTActcttttatattaaaattgtcaaataaatttatatatttacactaagtattttttaataatttatatggaAGGGTAAAATGAGCAAAAATGCCAAATTCATAGAGGTAAAATTGGACCTTTGCCGGTCACAACAAGTCGCATAGTTTAATGGGTGGCAATTCTGAAATTGTTTCCACCATAAAGAAGCGTTATGAAAAATAATcgaataaagggtcaacgcgcccccctAAACTTATAACACGAGGTCATCTagcctaatttatacttttttgagcaactaaccccaaaattcttcatttttggatcaaataaccccataatttatatttttattttaaaaaacagatttaggataattatatcgcaacagttaaggaagtatctaattacttttttgcatcgCTCACcttcgatttgtattttacgcgttttgaaaatacaattatggggttacttgatccgaaaatgaagagttttggagttatttgctcaaaaaagtataaagtgGATTAAATGACCCTctgacacaagtttagggggcgcgttgacttTGTTCAAAAATAATCCAACCAAGCAGCCAAGATAAGACATAAAAACAAGAGTTGCTGAAGCCTAATAACACTACACAAGAGTTGCTGAAATTGTTTACTATGGAGCTTGCAGTACCCACCTTATCATTTCCCTCTTTTAATAAAAGTAAGTTAATTACATAATCTCTAATCTCCTTTTTCTTATTAAATCTTTAATGAATTTTGAATTAGTTCAAGTTGTTGCACATCTATCTACATTAATTTCCATCATTTTAATCAACTATGGCTTCATACTTCTAGTTGTTGGAAAGCAAATGCATATTAAAGATTGGAGCTTTTGGGGATTTAGTTGATGGGTATTGTTTATATTTGGTGAAACCACTCCATTCATACTGATTTTTATGAAGGTTGGTCTTGGTTATCATGATCATTTTTAACTTCAAATAAAGATGGTTACTTTGTGTTTTTGGTTTATCATATCCATTAAGAGTTTTTGAATAAGGGCCCTTCTATAATTAGATGGGAGGAATTAATGTGCTGATGTTTTTCTTGCTGTGTTTGTTTATACAAAGTGAATTCTTGGTGAAGCATTATGTTTTTAGAATTAGTTGCATAATATGTATATACTTATTGTGATTTGGGTTATTTGTTGGGGGTGGTGTGGTGGAGAAAATTATGCAACGTGGAGTAATTGCTTTGGTAAGGGTTATGTAATTCACGAACAGATGAGTAAAAGGATTGATTTAAAACACTTTTCTAAATTGTTTTGTTCTTAAGTTGGTTCAGCATTGATGTAGATTATGAATGAACAAGATAAGGATTAATTGGTGTCCGTTCCGAGCTACCGAAATTAAGGCCTTTTGGTTTCTAGGTCTATGCTGGATTGAACCTCCGAACAACCGCTTGCGAGTTTTTAATGTGCATTATAATGAATGTTGATGGGACTGCGAGCggtttttttaatgaaatgGACTAGTGTTGAGGTTTCTTCAATTGTAGAAACTTTTTTTATAGTCTCATTCATTGTTGAACTCATCCTTGGGAACAGATTAGACTGTCTAATCTGTTTTGTCATCTGTTAATTATGATGCATTAGAAATTCGGTTGATTGAATTTTCTTGCACCAACAGTCTTTTTGCAGCTACATCAAAAGGTTTCTTATACTCTATGCAGATCACGAAATAACAATTTTCTTacagttaatataacaaatTCTTGTGCTTTTCGTTGCACTAAAAATGAGATCTGATTTGATCATATTCTTTTGTTAGGTATTACATCAGGGTTTTCTTTAAATTGTATAGACTATGCGAAGGATGGTAACTCATTATGAAAAAGTacacataaatatatatgtatttttgaatCTCGTTGAATTTTTCCGTTGTCTCTTGAATTCTTAAAGCATTTCTGATAGACCGTAATTGTAGAGTAATGAATTGAGCTACTAGATTGCTGTGCCATATAACTTTTATTCAGTACTCATTTCATGTATTTTAGCGAACTACCCATTCATTTACCATGAGAATTCCTTGACGAAAAATATATGCTGGAGACGGAGACATGATTTGATCTGAATTAATGTATTTGGGTGGATGAGTTTGAATGTGCACCAAAGGTTGAGTACTAATCAGGTTGTCTAGTTCTCAATGAAACGTTCACTTAGAACATCTTACACATGTGTCTGGTGTATCAATCATTGCTTGTGGTACTGAATATGTCCTCCTGATTTTTTTGTATCCTTGGTTAGTTACTATGGAGTAGTCCGAAATTTTCCATCATAGACTTTTTCACGGCAACAATGTTATTAGCAATTCAGATTCTTTATGTTCGAATTTAAGTAAATACTGCAGTTTTCTATCATTTTGACATTTACGTTGTAGTTGGTGTACTATGATTTTCAAATTGGTTGTAGTAACTTAATGACTCCTCTCAAGCTCCATTTGACGTTGAATCATGTTTGTTTCACCGTTTCATGAATACCCCCGTCCTTATTGTATATTATTTCTTATTCCCAAACTTGTTAATGTTGAAATTATCTTACTGTTGATGTTTTTGAAGCTATTAGGGTGTCAAAGCCTGAAGTTCATACCATACTCGATCCCACTGCTTGGTCTTCAGTCGACTTAAAGTTACAAAAACAGAAGAGAAAACAATCCACAGCACTCTCTGCTCTAGCAGAATCAGCTGCTTCTGTGGCTATTGCAGCTGCAGTTGTCGGTGCTGCAGCGACAATTCTTGTTAGAAGAACCAAATCTACTGAAACAGCTGAGGTATGTACTTAACCTGAAAATACATATGAAAACTTTTACCTGAGAAAGTACAGAAAAGGAATCGATGCTTGGAATATGCAAATGCCAGTTGCCAAATGCAGTGTGCTTACTTTTTATACGATGTCACAAAATATTAGGAAGATAGATTTTGTCATAACTTATATTGCAAGGAAATTTCTCGATTCCTATGTTTCTCCTTTTCGTTTCTATATTTGAAAATGCTTATGAAACCCCGAAACCCTATATTCATTATCTATTCTTGTAAATATGTCATTTTTGCCATTTTCTTTTCAGTGTTTTTACTTCAGTGTTTCTGTTTCCTCGCTTCTGTGCTACGTTGGTCATAACCAATGAGCTGCAAAATAAGGGATCAGCTTTTTACAATCTAAATACAgtcaaattgtcaattttttttgtcatagcAGTTCCTATTTTTATCATTAAGCATTGTATTGAAATTCTAATTTCAACATGAAATTGGTCCAATTTGCTTTCTTCTGCAACATGAATTTGTATAACTCAGCCTTCCGTTTCGCttgtttgtatatatatatagacttcAGGCATGGGTAAATGCATTGACTATATAAGTAGCAGTCTTGCCATTATGCAGATTCAGTTGAAAACATGTGAAGACTGTGATGGTTCTGGTATATGTTCTGAATGTAGAGGCGAAGGATTCGTGTTGAAGAAACTGTCGGATGAAAATGCCGACAGATTAAGGTTGAACGCGAAGAATATGGCCACTCGATACACAGCAGCGTAACTTTCAAGCTTCCCTCTCTCTCTCTTGCACAGACCCTCACACTTAGGGGTGAGCATTTGTCAGTTCGGTCACTGAACGAACGGCTCACCCCGAAACtggttgatttaaaaaaaatataaagccGAACCAAATCAAACCCAAATATTTGGTTTGGCTTGGTTAAAACCAATCGATTACCACAATAATAAATCTGTTCCTCTGCCTATTCTGTTAAGCCAAAATTGTAATAGTCAAACCAATCAAACTGAATTTTATTCGGTTTGATTCAGTAGGTTGATTCAATTTTGATCGAAAACTGCATAATCATACCTTATATTAAATTTGGACTGAACTAATGAATACATAATTTCAGGCTTCCGAAGAAGTGGAGTTACTGTACGAAGTGCTCGTCGTCTCGATCCTGTACAACGTGCGACGGCCGTGGAAAGTTAAGCTGCTAGTTTTGCTGTAATCATTTCTTTATTAGTCCTTCTCACTGCTACATTTACGAGGGACTGCATGAGCTTGCAGTTGAAGGTGAGTTTTTTCTTATCCTTTAGTTAAATGGGAAATGCTGTATATAACTTCTGTAAATGATACATTTCATAGCAATATTGCTTGAGTTTAATGATTTATGTACTGCTTTATCTCAATCAAACATGTTCTTTCTCCTGttcttttattctatttttttttcttttactggTGTAAACATTGTCTTAATAATAAACAAAGAATTAGCTAAGCAAATTTGCTGTTGATTCAAGCCATCTTATGCATAGATTTTGAGTCCATTAACTAGCAAATCTAACAAAAGTCAACTTAGATCAGGGATTATGCGATCCTCATAACAAAAACAAGTTTAGTCTTTTAATTAGGATTAAATACTTGAGTCGTACTTAAATTTTACCATATCTCTCAAATTgacatttattaataaatttatatattttattagtgatttttagtttttgttttaggtgaaaatatttcaatattttgaaatagTAGTTGTCATGCTAGAAGCAATTTCAACAAATTGACAACATGCATGTCCTCCAGGTTACTTCCATTGCATCTCGAGGTCACGGGTTTGATCCGGACCTCAGTAGCCAGTTGTTTCGgctttaaaaaataacatagGTTTAACGATAATACTAACAACTAACTCTGCTAACTCCCGCTAACCCCACTAACCATATCTCtgataacaaaacaaaaaaaaacaaattaacaacTTGGCGAGTGACAACATATTTGAGCAAAGGGTCAACGAGGCCCTCAAAGTCTCGAGATCAAATAAgcacattttaactttttgggTCAATTAGATCCAAAACTTTTATTCTCATGGTCAAATAAGTCCATTTTAACTTTTGGATCAATTAGACCAAATACTCTCTCGATTTAGGTCAAATAACTCCAAAATTATACACCTCAAAATGTGGACTTATTTGACCCTGAAATGCAAATTTGGGGCCCTGGTTGACCCAAAAGTTAAAATGGACTTATTTGATTCCGAAAATACAAATTTTGGATCTAATTGccccaaaaaattaaaatgaacttATTTGATCCCGAGATTTGTTCCAACATATTTCAAGAATATGTTTT
This region of Mercurialis annua linkage group LG1-X, ddMerAnnu1.2, whole genome shotgun sequence genomic DNA includes:
- the LOC126678304 gene encoding uncharacterized protein LOC126678304 — protein: MELAVPTLSFPSFNKTIRVSKPEVHTILDPTAWSSVDLKLQKQKRKQSTALSALAESAASVAIAAAVVGAAATILVRRTKSTETAEIQLKTCEDCDGSGICSECRGEGFVLKKLSDENADRLRLNAKNMATRYTAALPKKWSYCTKCSSSRSCTTCDGRGKLSC